The Euphorbia lathyris chromosome 2, ddEupLath1.1, whole genome shotgun sequence genome includes a window with the following:
- the LOC136219889 gene encoding uncharacterized protein: MKFLDWYVKIAVGSALVGASMEFFMVKTGFYDKVTVLESEKRAWESSPEAQAMRDALNPWRNHDAEPRKNS, from the exons ATGAAGTTTCTGGATTGGTATGTGAAAATAGCGGTAGGATCTGCTTTAGTTGGAGCTTCTATGGAGTTTTTCATGGTCAAGACCGGCTTCT ATGATAAAGTGACTGTTCTGGAGTCTGAGAAGCGGGCTTGGGAGAGCTCCCCTGAAGCTCAAGCAATGAGAGATGCTCTAAATCCTTGGAGAAATCATGATGCTGAACCCAGAAAAAATTCCTGA
- the LOC136219887 gene encoding pentatricopeptide repeat-containing protein At2g36980, mitochondrial: MQSNLFQITSKIVALGRSGCIGHARKLFDEMPNRDTVAWNSMLTCYSQLGHHQEALSLFHQMRTSNSRPDNFTFTATLSACAGSGSLLKGTKVHALVIVLGYQSSLPVNNSLIDMYGKCWNAFSAKKVFEDMDVTVTNEVTWCSLLFAYTNSGQFKAAREVFDSMPKKVGIAWNTMISSLGRYGEIELCLDMLKEMQQNLCEPDQWTYSALISACTESSEFLFGCMLHSVLIKSGWSFAVEISNSIMSFYAKLGSLNDVIKVFESTRLLTQVSWNAIIDAYMKVGNIHEALLKFQSLPEKNVVSWTSMITGYARNGYAEEALRFFVEMLNNCLLPDDFTFGPVLHACSSLAVLGHGTMIHGCAIRNGFNMYSYVGNGLINMYAKCGDLDRSILAFEDVYEKDLVSFNAMLFALGLHGKASQALQLYADMIASGTKPDKVTFIGLLVTCSHSGLIEEGRMFFESMSSVHGLPYEEDHVTCMVDMLGRGGYLAEAKELANKYSVTGDVNCSSGRTSEVLLGACCIHNEGEMGSHLGEILKVLEPYKEISYVVQSNLYCERGQWKEAEMIRKAMLDEGLKKTPGCSWIEVRKEVTYFVAGNYLHPYMDELCKILHFLDSEMRNPC, encoded by the coding sequence ATGCAATCTAACTTGTTTCAGATCACCTCCAAGATTGTTGCTTTGGGAAGATCAGGATGTATCGGGCACGCTCGCAAACTGTTCGATGAAATGCCTAACAGAGACACAGTTGCTTGGAATTCAATGCTCACTTGCTATTCTCAACTGGGTCATCATCAAGAAGCGCTTTCTCTCTTCCATCAAATGAGAACAAGCAATTCCAGACCAGACAACTTCACATTCACTGCAACTTTAAGTGCTTGCGCAGGTTCAGGCTCCCTTTTAAAGGGAACCAAAGTTCATGCTTTAGTCATTGTCCTAGGTTATCAATCTTCATTGCCAGTCAATAACTCCCTTATAGATATGTATGGAAAATGCTGGAATGCTTTTAGTGCTAAAAAAGTGTTTGAAGATATGGATGTTACTGTTACTAATGAAGTAACATGGTGTTCTCTTTTGTTTGCTTATACAAATTCAGGCCAATTTAAAGCAGCAAGAGAGGTGTTTGATTCAATGCCTAAAAAGGTAGGTATTGCTTGGAATACAATGATTTCTTCACTCGGTCGGTACGGTGAAATTGAATTATGTTTAGATATGCTTAAAGAGATGCAGCAGAATCTCTGTGAGCCTGATCAATGGACTTATAGTGCTCTTATAAGTGCTTGTACTGAATCATCAGAGTTTTTATTTGGGTGTATGTTGCATAGTGTACTCATTAAGAGTGGTTGGAGCTTTGCTGTGGAGATAAGTAATTCAATTATGAGTTTTTATGCTAAACTTGGCTCTTTGAATGATGTTATAAAGGTTTTTGAATCTACTAGGCTGCTAACTCAGGTGTCTTGGAATGCTATTATTGATGCTTACATGAAAGTGGGAAACATTCATGAAGCACTTCTAAAGTTTCAGTCTTTGCCAGAAAAAAATGTTGTTTCTTGGACATCTATGATTACAGGTTATGCTAGAAATGGATATGCAGAAGAAGCTCTTAGATTCTTTGTTGAAATGCTGAATAATTGCTTGCTTCCAGATGATTTTACATTTGGACCCGTCCTCCACGCGTGTTCAAGCTTGGCGGTACTAGGGCATGGAACAATGATTCACGGATGTGCAATTCGAAATGGTTTTAATATGTACTCATATGTTGGCAATGGCCTAATCAACATGTATGCTAAGTGTGGAGACCTAGATAGATCAATTCTAGCCTTTGAAGATGTATATGAAAAGGATTTGGTCTCTTTTAATGCTATGTTATTCGCGCTTGGGCTGCACGGAAAGGCTTCCCAAGCCTTACAGTTATATGCTGATATGATAGCATCCGGGACAAAACCTGATAAAGTCACTTTCATTGGCTTATTAGTAACCTGTAGCCACTCAGGGCTTATAGAAGAAGGTCGTATGTTCTTTGAATCAATGAGTTCTGTTCACGGACTTCCATATGAGGAAGATCATGTGACGTGCATGGTGGATATGCTCGGGCGAGGCGGATACTTGGCTGAAGCAAAAGAATTAGCCAACAAGTATTCAGTAACAGGTGATGTTAACTGCAGCAGCGGCAGGACAAGTGAGGTTCTGCTTGGAGCTTGTTGTATACATAATGAAGGAGAAATGGGGAGTCATTTGGGTGAGATTTTGAAGGTTTTGGAGCCTTATAAAGAGATAAGTTATGTTGTTCAATCTAATTTGTACTGTGAGAGAGGACAATGGAAGGAAGCAGAGATGATAAGAAAGGCAATGTTAGATGAAGGATTGAAGAAAACGCCTGGTTGCAGTTGGATTGAAGTGAGAAAGGAAGTGACATATTTTGTTGCTGGAAACTACTTGCACCCTTACATGGATGAGTTGTGTAAGATTTTACATTTCCTTGATTCTGAAATGAGAAATCCATGTTAA